DNA sequence from the Methanococcus maripaludis genome:
GAACTCAAAGAATGGCAAAAATGTGTTGCATATATGCTACACCTAACGTTTTAGAATTAGAGAATTTTTTATCCAATAGAATGGATGTAATCCTTTTTTGTTCTTCCGATAAGAAAAAGGTCTATGGAGTCACGGATACAATCACTTATGATGGAAAAGTCTACAATGGATCAAAAAATCTTCTTTTCCAAGAGATGAAAAATCTCGATCCTCGAACATTAAAGATGTCACCGGAGAACATCATGGCTCTGTGTATGGACGGAAAATTCAGATTTGATTTCGGGGGAAAAACGGTCTATGATGATTATATATATAATAAATACTCGTTTATTAAAGCAAAGAAAACATCAGAATTCTTCAATAATACAAAGGAAAAAATCAATAAAAATAAACCTATAAGGGAAGAAGAAAAGGAAAGTAAATATCAAATGCTTAATTTATCAATCAAGAAATTGACTGAACTGGAAAATGATTATATTCCCCAACATTTAGAAAAAATTGAAGATGAAATGTTTGAAGACGATTTCATCAGTCAAAAAGCAATTGCCAATTGGTTAGACGTTGGAGATGGGGCAGTTTCAAAGAA
Encoded proteins:
- a CDS encoding AAA family ATPase codes for the protein MVILLRKNEYDYWGLGAIVKSLAFSKLRNNFDFHIAVTGIEGSGKSALAIALARFMDRSFNQNMNERMYFSNEALPDYLDLLNENVEKIENGFEGGTTVIFDETQNIFNRRNAPTKENKALLEVIRTQRMAKMCCIYATPNVLELENFLSNRMDVILFCSSDKKKVYGVTDTITYDGKVYNGSKNLLFQEMKNLDPRTLKMSPENIMALCMDGKFRFDFGGKTVYDDYIYNKYSFIKAKKTSEFFNNTKEKINKNKPIREEEKESKYQMLNLSIKKLTELENDYIPQHLEKIEDEMFEDDFISQKAIANWLDVGDGAVSKKIDRKKIEKVAYQGKKYIKVKYLRDLI